One segment of Salvelinus alpinus chromosome 1, SLU_Salpinus.1, whole genome shotgun sequence DNA contains the following:
- the aldh3b1 gene encoding aldehyde dehydrogenase family 3 member B1: MASQSEVIDRLRATFRSGVTFPEQFRMTQLQSLLSLVEENEQLIQDALHKDLHKPKFETVLSEIQITLNDLYFAMENLRTWMQPEYNIGKNLATRMDDCFIRREPLGVVLIIGAWNYPLHLILLPLVAAIAAGNCAILKPSEICQATEQLLAELIPKYLSQDCYAVLCGGAEDTKSLLKNKFDHIFYTGSQVVARSILLAAAPHLTPVTLELGGKSPCFIYGHIDIQKAAKRLCWSKFFNTGQSCVAPDYVLCTAQTRDALLPALRETLRTFYGPDPGASLDMGRIVTPRHWRRLMDMLEKSKGKVVIGGESREEDRYIAPTVLVDVQESDALMQEEIFGPILPILTIESLEEGIDYINRQEKPLALYVFSDETSVVTTVLNNTSSGGFCGNDGIVHMALPGLPFGGVGASGMGSYHGRWGFETFSHRRGCMNRSWLLERVNVLRYPPYSDYNLGWLRWATTFKKNSWGGCSVM, from the exons ATGGCCAGCCAGAGCGAGGTGATTGACAGGTTGAGAGCTACGTTCCGGTCAGGCGTGACCTTTCCAGAGCAGTTCCGTATGACCCAGCTCCAGAGCCTTCTCTCCCTGGTCGAAGAAAACGAGCAGCTGATACAAGATGCTCTCCACAAGGACCTCCATAAG cccaAGTTTGAGACGGTCCTGTCAGAGATTCAGATAACCCTGAATGACCTGTACTTCGCCATGGAAAACCTCAGGACCTGGATGCAGCCAGAATACAACATTGGCAAGAATCTG GCCACTAGGATGGATGACTGTTTCATACGCAGGGAACCCTTGGGGGTAGTTTTAATCATCGGGGCGTGGAACTACCCTCTCCATCTTATTCTCTTACCTTTGGTTGCTGCAATTGCTGCAG GAAACTGTGCCATTCTGAAGCCGTCAGAGATCTGTCAGGCCACCGAGCAACTCCTGGCAGAACTCATCCCCAAATACCTGTCTCAG GACTGTTATGCAGTACTATGTGGTGGAGCAGAGGACACCAAGTCATTGCTGAAGAATAAATTTGACCACATCTTCTACACAG GTTCCCAGGTGGTGGCCCGCTCCATCCTGCTAGCGGCGGCGCCTCACCTGACCCCCGTCACCCTGGAGCTGGGTGGCAAGAGCCCCTGCTTCATCTATGGCCATATTGACATCCAGAAGGCCGCCAAGCGCCTGTGCTGGTCCAAGTTCTTCAACACTGGCCAGAGCTGTGTGGCACCCGACTACGTCCTCTGCACTGCCCAGACCCGGGACGCCCTGCTGCCCGCTCTCCGGGAGACCCTGCGGACCTTCTACGGGCCGGACCCCGGAGCGAGCCTGGACATGGGGCGCATAGTCACCCCACGCCACTGGAGACGCCTGATGGACATGCTGGAGAAGTCCAAGGGGAAGGTGGTGATCGGAGGGGAGAGCCGCGAGGAGGACAGGTATATTG CTCCCACAGTGCTGGTGGACGTACAGGAGTCTGATGCTCTAATGCAGGAGGAGATCTTTGGCCCCATCCTGCCCATCCTAACCATAGAGTCTCTGGAGGAGGGCATAGACTACATCAACCGCCAAGAGAAACCCCTGGCCCTCTACGTCTTCTCTGACGAGACCTCG GTGGTGACCACAGTGTTGAACAACACCAGTAGTGGTGGTTTCTGCGGCAATGATGGTATAGTACACATGGCCTTGCCAGGCCTGCCCTTTGGAGGAGTAG gTGCCAGTGGGATGGGTAGCTACCACGGCCGCTGGGGCTTTGAGACATTCAGCCACAGGCGGGGCTGTATGAACCGGAGCTGGTTGCTGGAGAGGGTCAACGTCCTGCGCTACCCGCCCTACAGCGACTACAACCTGGGCTGGTTGCGCTGGGCCACCACCTTCAAGAAGAACAGCTGGGGAGGCTGCTCAGTCATGTGA
- the clpp gene encoding ATP-dependent Clp protease proteolytic subunit, mitochondrial — protein MLIRRVLQCGVTALKSCRTIHHSAQWRSPLIPIVVEQTGRGERAYDIYSRLLRERIICVMGPIDDSVASLVIAQLLFLQSESNNKPIHMYINSPGGVVTAGLAIYDTMQYILNPISTWCVGQAASMGSLLLASGTAGMRHSLPNARIMVHQPSGGARGQATDIAIQAEEIMKLKKQINQLYAKHTGQLLTHIEGVIERDCYMSPIEAQDFGIIDRVLVHPPQAGQDDPELVQKEPPTAICPSPASQTSATEQSPPGTIPPSSYKPEP, from the exons GCAGGACCATTCACCACAGTGCTCAATGGAGGAGTCCTCTCATACCTATTGTTGTGGAGCAGACG GGTCGAGGAGAGCGGGCGTATGACATCTACTCTCGTCTTCTGAGGGAGAGGATCATCTGTGTAATGGGGCCG ATTGATGACTCTGTGGCCAGTCTGGTTATTGCTCAACTCCTCTTTCTGCAGTCAGAGAGCAACAACAAACCCATCCACATGTACATCAACAGTCCTG GCGGTGTTGTGACAGCAGGCCTAGCCATCTATGACACCATGCAGTATATCCTCAACCCAATCTCCACGTGGTGTGTGGGCCAGGCGGCCAGCATGGGCAGTCTTCTCCTGGCTTCGGGCACGGCCGGCATGAGGCACTCCCTGCCCAACGCTCGCATCATGGTGCACCAGCCCTCCGGAGGAGCCAGG GGTCAGGCTACAGACATCGCCATTCAGGCTGAGGAGATCATGAAACTAAAGAAACAGATCAATCAACTCTACGCTAAACACACTGGCCAGCTGTTGACACACATAG AGGGTGTGATTGAGAGAGATTGTTACATGAGCCCCATTGAGGCACAGGACTTTGGGATCATCGACCGAGTGTTGGTGCATCCTCCCCAGGCGGGCCAGGACGACCCAGAGCTGGTCCAGAAGGAGCCCCCTACCGCCATCTGCCCCTCGCCAGCCTCCCAAACCTCTGCCACCGAGCAGAGCCCCCCCGGGACCATCCCCCCCTCCTCATACAAACCCGAACCCTGA